In a single window of the Amycolatopsis sp. cg5 genome:
- a CDS encoding 3-hydroxyacyl-CoA dehydrogenase NAD-binding domain-containing protein — protein MKYTTAAVIGAGTIGLSWTALFVGHGMDVWVSDPRPDLREAVDNALAEFGPHLGVTLDPAKVHLAKDVTEAVRNADIVQENGPENVEFKKDLFAKLVKEAPSHALLLSSSSAIPSTAFTGELEDASRVLIGHPFNPPHLIPLVEVVPGERTSEEATQAAVEFYRFVGRVPVVERKEIPGFVGNRLQNALSREAIYLVEQGVVTPAELDDVMTNSLGIRWSTVGPFLGSHLGGGPGGYRHMAEHIGVSMKKMWAGLGQPEQGPAEQEELIKAVEKAYGSSTYSELSETRDRKQLAVLSALDSATKEEN, from the coding sequence ATGAAGTACACCACCGCAGCCGTCATCGGAGCGGGCACCATCGGCCTCTCCTGGACCGCGCTCTTCGTCGGGCACGGCATGGACGTCTGGGTCTCCGACCCGCGGCCGGACCTGCGTGAGGCCGTCGACAACGCGCTCGCCGAGTTCGGCCCGCACCTGGGCGTCACGCTCGATCCCGCGAAGGTGCACCTGGCCAAGGACGTCACGGAAGCCGTGCGTAACGCGGACATCGTGCAGGAGAACGGTCCGGAGAACGTAGAGTTCAAGAAGGATCTCTTCGCCAAGCTGGTCAAGGAAGCGCCGTCGCACGCGCTGCTGCTGAGCAGCTCCAGCGCGATCCCGTCGACTGCTTTCACCGGTGAGCTCGAAGACGCGTCACGGGTCCTCATCGGGCACCCGTTCAACCCGCCGCACCTCATCCCGCTCGTCGAGGTCGTGCCGGGCGAGCGGACCAGCGAAGAAGCCACTCAGGCCGCGGTCGAGTTCTACCGTTTCGTCGGCCGCGTGCCAGTGGTGGAGCGCAAGGAGATCCCCGGCTTCGTGGGCAACCGCCTGCAGAACGCGTTGAGCCGCGAGGCGATTTACCTGGTCGAGCAAGGTGTTGTCACGCCTGCGGAACTCGACGACGTGATGACCAACTCGCTGGGCATCCGCTGGTCGACCGTCGGGCCGTTCCTCGGCTCGCACCTCGGCGGCGGGCCTGGCGGGTACCGGCACATGGCCGAGCACATCGGCGTGTCGATGAAGAAGATGTGGGCCGGTCTCGGCCAGCCCGAACAAGGCCCGGCTGAACAAGAAGAACTGATCAAGGCAGTTGAAAAGGCTTACGGCTCCTCCACGTATTCGGAACTTTCCGAGACGCGCGACCGTAAGCAGCTCGCGGTGCTGTCCGCTTTGGACAGCGCCACCAAGGAGGAGAACTGA
- a CDS encoding acetoacetate decarboxylase, which yields MNTQEVLQHVTTPLANPAYAPVVPRFTNREYLNIVYRTDLEALRAVVPEPLKIEEPLVRFEVMKMGDVSGYGPYTESGQAIPVTFDGEHGEYLHAMYLDNFAATASGREISAYPKTVGAPNLYADNGALVGTLDYGTLRVATATMGYKHNRLDLREAEAQITVPTFMLKIVPNYDGSPRVNELVRTEITDVVIKEAWTGPARLQLFEHVLAPLADLPVREVVSASHILTDLTLAPVKPVYDYLKEARS from the coding sequence ATGAACACCCAGGAAGTGCTTCAGCACGTCACGACCCCGCTCGCGAACCCCGCGTACGCGCCGGTGGTCCCCCGCTTCACCAACCGCGAGTACCTCAACATCGTCTACCGGACCGACCTCGAAGCACTGCGCGCCGTCGTTCCCGAGCCGCTCAAGATCGAAGAACCGTTGGTGCGCTTCGAAGTCATGAAGATGGGCGACGTGAGCGGCTACGGCCCGTACACCGAGTCCGGCCAGGCGATCCCGGTCACCTTCGACGGCGAGCACGGCGAGTACCTGCACGCGATGTACCTCGACAACTTCGCCGCGACCGCGTCCGGCCGCGAGATCAGCGCCTATCCCAAGACCGTCGGCGCGCCGAACCTCTACGCCGACAACGGCGCGCTGGTCGGAACGCTGGACTACGGCACGCTCCGGGTCGCGACCGCGACCATGGGCTACAAGCACAACCGGCTCGACCTGCGTGAAGCCGAGGCACAGATCACCGTGCCGACGTTCATGCTCAAGATCGTCCCGAACTACGACGGCAGCCCGCGCGTCAACGAGCTGGTCCGCACCGAGATCACCGACGTGGTGATCAAGGAGGCGTGGACCGGGCCCGCGCGGCTGCAGCTGTTCGAACACGTGCTGGCGCCGCTCGCGGACCTGCCGGTGCGGGAAGTCGTTTCCGCCAGCCACATCCTCACCGACCTCACCCTGGCCCCGGTCAAGCCGGTCTACGACTACTTGAAGGAAGCCCGGTCATGA
- a CDS encoding crotonase/enoyl-CoA hydratase family protein — MSVRTEILGSSLLITIDRPQARNAVDAAVARGVAEAIDQLEADPDLRVGVLTGAEGTFSAGMDLKAALKGESPSIDGLGFGGLTERETTKPLIAAVEGFAMGGGFELALACDLIVAAEDAKFGLPEVKRGLVAAGGGVIRLPQRIPHHLAMEFLLTGEPVTGARAAELGLVNRVVASGEATAVALQLAERLTANAPLALAAVKKIVTAAHGVPEADAFEAQRKEMAQLMGSADVREGMQAFAERRQPVWTAR; from the coding sequence ATGAGTGTGCGCACCGAAATCCTCGGTTCTTCACTACTCATCACGATCGACCGGCCCCAGGCCCGCAACGCCGTCGACGCGGCGGTCGCGCGGGGTGTCGCCGAGGCGATCGACCAGCTCGAAGCCGACCCTGACCTGCGAGTCGGCGTCCTGACCGGCGCGGAAGGCACCTTCAGCGCCGGCATGGACCTCAAGGCCGCGCTGAAAGGCGAGTCGCCGTCGATCGACGGGCTCGGCTTCGGCGGGCTCACCGAGCGGGAGACCACCAAGCCACTGATCGCGGCCGTCGAAGGCTTCGCGATGGGCGGCGGGTTCGAACTCGCGCTGGCGTGCGACCTGATCGTCGCCGCCGAGGACGCGAAGTTCGGTCTCCCCGAGGTCAAACGCGGCCTGGTCGCCGCGGGCGGCGGCGTCATCCGGCTGCCGCAGCGGATCCCGCACCACCTGGCGATGGAGTTCCTGCTCACCGGTGAGCCGGTGACCGGCGCCCGCGCCGCGGAACTCGGCCTGGTGAACCGGGTCGTCGCGAGCGGCGAGGCCACCGCGGTCGCGCTCCAGCTCGCCGAGCGGCTCACGGCCAACGCGCCGCTCGCGCTGGCCGCCGTGAAGAAGATCGTCACCGCGGCGCACGGTGTCCCCGAGGCGGACGCTTTCGAGGCGCAGCGCAAGGAAATGGCTCAGCTGATGGGTTCGGCCGACGTCCGTGAAGGCATGCAGGCCTTCGCCGAGCGCCGCCAGCCGGTTTGGACGGCACGATGA
- a CDS encoding CaiB/BaiF CoA transferase family protein, which yields MNTTENATGALDGVRVIDLSTVVMGPYAAQILGDLGADVIKIESPSDTVRNGQYRTTPGMTPLNLNVNRNKRSVALNLKDEDQRAKALELIDTADVLITNMRPGALARLGLNYADVAERNPKLIYAHAQGFRSDSDRAGNAAYDETVQASSGLVDITNRALGTPAYLPTIIGDKVSALTIAYSVLAALVHQRKTGEGQHIEIPMTDTLIAFNLVEHLSGHVFEPVQGQTGFPLSMLQGHAAVPTKDGLACVIPYNPQNFRDFFQAAGRPDLAEDPRVSGDTVAPEHQTAMMALVTECAPALTTEEWSEVCAKHSIPMAPVLELDKAHEDTYVREGHLLDVVDHPSEGKIRSVGIPVKFSATPASVRSLAPLPGQHTAEVLSELA from the coding sequence ATGAACACCACGGAGAACGCCACCGGAGCATTGGACGGCGTGCGGGTGATCGACCTCTCAACGGTGGTCATGGGCCCGTACGCGGCCCAGATCCTGGGTGACCTCGGCGCTGACGTGATCAAGATCGAGTCGCCGTCCGACACGGTCCGCAACGGCCAGTACCGCACCACCCCCGGCATGACCCCGCTGAACCTCAACGTCAACCGCAACAAGCGCAGTGTGGCGCTGAACCTGAAAGACGAAGACCAGCGCGCCAAGGCGCTCGAGCTCATCGACACCGCCGACGTGCTGATCACCAACATGCGCCCCGGCGCGCTGGCCCGCCTCGGCCTCAACTACGCCGACGTCGCCGAGCGCAACCCGAAGCTGATCTACGCGCACGCCCAGGGTTTCCGGTCCGATTCCGACCGCGCGGGCAACGCCGCCTACGACGAGACCGTGCAGGCTTCTTCCGGCCTCGTCGACATCACGAACCGCGCGCTCGGCACCCCCGCCTACCTGCCGACCATCATCGGCGACAAGGTCTCGGCGCTGACCATCGCCTACTCCGTGCTCGCGGCGCTCGTGCACCAGCGCAAGACCGGCGAGGGCCAGCACATCGAGATCCCGATGACCGACACGCTGATCGCGTTCAACCTGGTCGAGCACCTGTCCGGGCACGTGTTCGAGCCGGTGCAGGGCCAGACCGGCTTCCCGCTGTCGATGCTGCAGGGCCACGCCGCCGTGCCCACCAAGGACGGCCTCGCCTGCGTGATCCCGTACAACCCGCAGAACTTCCGCGACTTCTTCCAGGCCGCGGGCCGTCCCGACCTCGCCGAAGACCCGCGCGTCAGCGGCGACACGGTCGCGCCGGAGCACCAGACCGCGATGATGGCGCTGGTCACCGAGTGCGCGCCGGCGCTGACCACCGAGGAGTGGTCCGAGGTCTGCGCGAAGCACAGCATCCCGATGGCCCCGGTGCTCGAACTCGACAAGGCGCACGAGGACACCTACGTCCGCGAAGGTCACCTGCTCGACGTCGTCGACCACCCGAGTGAGGGCAAGATCCGCTCCGTCGGCATCCCGGTGAAGTTCTCGGCGACCCCGGCGTCGGTCCGCTCGCTCGCCCCGCTTCCCGGGCAGCACACCGCTGAGGTCCTCAGCGAACTCGCGTAA
- a CDS encoding LysR family transcriptional regulator has product MEMLHLRYFVAVAEELNFSQAARKLHMAASPLSQRIKDLEHELGQKLFERSTHKVALTAAGQALLPLAKDIVEQVNAIPWRLREAAKPTRSTVFIGMPAGVHPTLRDKVKLLEDRCREHFDLKRWPGTTADLVEGVHDGRLALTLARLPANDPALAQIEVMSERLGAAVPADRFEGRETVRLADLTDLPYMAAPAEATPAYFEQLDTALATAGVKQRLKLPSTGYSGMAELISSGMGFSISMLDPSSPMHGYKLDNITILPIEDFAPELRTGLLWRTDRTDLSELIEHAKTIFQEPIMV; this is encoded by the coding sequence ATGGAGATGCTGCACCTCAGGTATTTCGTCGCGGTCGCCGAGGAACTCAACTTCTCCCAGGCGGCGCGCAAGCTGCACATGGCGGCTTCTCCGCTGAGCCAGCGCATCAAGGACCTCGAGCACGAACTCGGCCAGAAGCTGTTCGAACGCAGCACGCACAAGGTCGCGCTCACGGCCGCCGGGCAGGCGCTGCTTCCGCTCGCCAAGGACATCGTCGAGCAGGTCAACGCGATCCCGTGGCGGCTGCGCGAGGCCGCGAAGCCGACCCGCAGCACGGTCTTCATCGGCATGCCCGCCGGCGTGCATCCGACCCTGCGCGACAAGGTCAAGCTGCTCGAAGACCGCTGCCGCGAGCACTTCGACCTCAAGCGCTGGCCTGGTACGACAGCGGATCTGGTCGAGGGAGTGCACGACGGCAGGCTCGCGCTCACCCTCGCCAGGCTGCCCGCGAACGACCCAGCGCTCGCGCAGATCGAGGTGATGTCCGAACGGCTCGGCGCCGCGGTGCCCGCCGACCGTTTCGAGGGACGCGAGACCGTCAGGCTCGCCGATCTGACGGATCTGCCGTACATGGCCGCACCCGCCGAAGCCACGCCGGCCTACTTCGAGCAACTCGACACCGCGCTCGCCACCGCGGGCGTCAAACAGCGGCTGAAGCTGCCGAGCACGGGCTACAGCGGGATGGCGGAACTCATTTCCAGCGGAATGGGATTCTCGATCTCGATGCTCGACCCGAGTAGTCCCATGCATGGGTACAAACTGGACAATATCACCATTCTTCCCATTGAGGATTTCGCCCCCGAACTGCGGACCGGCTTGCTCTGGCGCACTGATCGAACCGATCTGAGCGAATTGATCGAGCACGCGAAAACCATATTCCAGGAGCCGATAATGGTATGA
- a CDS encoding cyclopropane-fatty-acyl-phospholipid synthase family protein, which produces MDRDLISRIAHADHPIAAPLADDSVRALLDRAVRPGDRVLDLGCGGGEWLLRALAAEPDLRADGVDVAEPALAHARAAAEALGVHDRLTLHRQDATEFASDRPFDVVLSVGAAHVFGGLLPTLAAARKHLAPGGRVLVGDGFWEREPSAEAIEMLGDFGDLASTMDSVVADGWTPVGGHVSTRRELDDYEWAWTGSLASWALDRQDDPDGREALTVATAHRTEWLRTYRDTWGFLCLVLRRTDDGDAPR; this is translated from the coding sequence GTGGATCGTGACCTCATCTCTCGTATCGCCCATGCCGATCATCCGATCGCCGCCCCGCTCGCCGACGATTCGGTGCGCGCGCTGCTCGACCGGGCCGTGCGGCCGGGTGACCGCGTGCTCGATCTCGGCTGCGGTGGCGGGGAATGGCTGCTGCGTGCCCTCGCCGCCGAGCCTGACCTGCGCGCCGACGGCGTCGACGTCGCCGAACCCGCCTTGGCGCATGCCCGTGCGGCAGCCGAGGCGCTCGGCGTGCACGACCGGCTCACCCTGCATCGGCAGGACGCGACCGAGTTCGCCTCGGACCGGCCTTTCGACGTGGTGCTGAGCGTCGGCGCCGCGCACGTCTTCGGTGGCCTGCTGCCCACCTTGGCCGCGGCGCGGAAGCACCTGGCTCCCGGTGGACGGGTGCTGGTCGGCGACGGGTTCTGGGAACGCGAACCCAGCGCCGAGGCCATCGAGATGCTCGGCGACTTCGGCGATCTCGCGTCCACAATGGACAGCGTGGTCGCCGATGGCTGGACGCCCGTCGGCGGGCATGTCAGCACCCGGCGGGAACTGGACGACTACGAGTGGGCCTGGACGGGCTCGCTCGCCTCATGGGCGCTCGACCGCCAGGACGACCCGGACGGCAGGGAGGCGCTCACGGTGGCCACCGCGCATCGGACCGAATGGCTGCGAACCTACCGCGACACCTGGGGATTCCTGTGCCTGGTGCTGCGCCGGACCGACGACGGGGACGCGCCGCGCTAG
- a CDS encoding VOC family protein encodes MNWTLEVVAVPVSDLDRAKTFYADKLGFTLDHDTRMGGDDGFIQLTPPGSGCSIVLSKGIGGMAPGTLKGVQLVVNDLPRARAELIERGLELPEIQVFTQEGPRPMQEGDDLNNVGFVFFEDPDGNGWAIQHITARA; translated from the coding sequence ATGAACTGGACCTTGGAAGTCGTGGCCGTGCCGGTGTCCGATCTGGACCGCGCCAAGACCTTCTACGCGGACAAGCTCGGGTTCACCCTCGACCACGACACGAGGATGGGCGGTGACGACGGTTTCATCCAGCTGACCCCACCCGGCTCAGGCTGCTCGATCGTGCTGAGCAAGGGCATCGGCGGCATGGCGCCCGGCACCCTCAAGGGCGTCCAGCTCGTCGTCAACGACCTGCCCCGCGCCAGGGCCGAACTGATCGAGCGCGGCCTGGAACTCCCCGAGATCCAGGTCTTCACCCAAGAAGGCCCCCGCCCCATGCAGGAGGGCGACGACCTCAACAACGTCGGCTTCGTCTTCTTCGAGGACCCCGACGGCAACGGCTGGGCCATCCAGCACATCACCGCCCGCGCCTGA
- a CDS encoding sensor histidine kinase, whose protein sequence is MTTPRRRTSLALRITVVCLAVAGVAVVVAGLVAARLVNSAGRDVQQQSLAAQANVLASQFDGGIPNARFREGRITEVVRGQGITVVVQRPNGKPASNDPIATRAAAKAGLAADSSQLVVVDGTQFLVETRSIGTGEAFALVQSTDAQGVAMRKLIRNILIALGIGLLVAALAGFVLGRLLSRPLRHAAAVAAGMRGGRRDLRVPIEGPAEVAEVATSINELADALHYSEARQREFLLSVSHELRTPLTAVNGFAEAIADGVAEGEDARRAGDTIQREAQRLERLVSDLLDLARLGADEFRLDLTGLDLVALVTDCAEVWRLRCAARDVHLEMLVPPHPVHVVADPRRLRQVIDGLAENALRVTPAGAPIVLALTVDGQAGLAVRDGGPGLAAEDYPVAFDRGVLNKKYRGKRPVGSGIGLALAHGLVTRMGGTLTAGPAPEGGAAFTVTLPLAR, encoded by the coding sequence ATGACCACGCCCCGCCGCCGCACCTCACTCGCGTTGCGCATCACCGTGGTCTGCCTCGCCGTCGCCGGGGTGGCCGTGGTCGTCGCCGGGCTGGTGGCGGCCAGGCTGGTCAATTCGGCGGGCCGGGACGTGCAGCAGCAGTCACTGGCCGCGCAGGCGAACGTGCTCGCGAGCCAGTTCGACGGCGGCATCCCGAACGCGCGGTTCCGTGAAGGCCGGATCACGGAGGTCGTGCGCGGACAAGGAATCACGGTCGTCGTCCAGCGCCCGAACGGCAAGCCCGCCAGCAACGACCCGATCGCCACCCGCGCCGCGGCGAAGGCGGGCCTGGCCGCCGACTCGTCGCAACTGGTGGTGGTCGACGGCACGCAGTTCCTGGTGGAGACCCGGTCGATCGGGACCGGCGAGGCCTTCGCGCTCGTCCAGTCCACGGACGCGCAGGGTGTCGCCATGCGCAAGCTGATCAGGAACATCCTGATCGCGCTCGGCATCGGCCTGCTGGTCGCCGCGCTCGCCGGGTTCGTGCTGGGCAGGCTCCTTTCCCGCCCGCTACGCCACGCGGCCGCCGTCGCGGCGGGCATGCGCGGCGGGCGGCGGGACCTGCGCGTGCCGATCGAAGGTCCCGCCGAGGTCGCCGAGGTGGCGACCTCGATCAACGAGCTGGCCGACGCGTTGCACTACAGCGAAGCGCGGCAGCGCGAGTTCCTGCTTTCGGTCTCCCATGAACTGCGCACCCCGCTGACGGCCGTCAACGGGTTCGCCGAAGCCATCGCCGACGGGGTCGCCGAGGGCGAGGACGCGCGCCGGGCAGGCGACACCATCCAGCGGGAGGCCCAGCGCCTGGAACGCCTGGTCAGCGATCTGCTGGACCTGGCACGGCTGGGCGCCGACGAGTTCCGGCTCGACCTGACCGGGCTCGACCTGGTCGCGCTCGTCACCGACTGCGCCGAGGTCTGGCGGCTGCGGTGCGCCGCCCGGGACGTGCACCTCGAAATGCTCGTGCCACCGCACCCGGTGCACGTCGTCGCCGACCCGAGACGCCTGCGGCAGGTCATCGACGGGCTGGCGGAGAACGCGCTGCGGGTCACGCCGGCCGGTGCGCCGATCGTGCTCGCGCTGACCGTCGACGGGCAGGCCGGGCTCGCCGTGCGGGACGGCGGGCCCGGCCTCGCCGCCGAGGACTACCCGGTGGCCTTCGACCGAGGCGTGCTCAACAAGAAGTACCGGGGCAAGCGGCCGGTCGGCTCCGGGATCGGGCTGGCGCTCGCCCACGGGCTGGTGACCCGGATGGGCGGCACGCTGACCGCGGGCCCCGCTCCCGAGGGCGGTGCCGCGTTCACGGTGACCCTGCCGCTCGCACGGTGA
- a CDS encoding response regulator — protein sequence MQQQGRGLVLVVEDEAAIAELAAMYLKRDGFGVHVESDGAAALDAVRRLKPVAIVLDIGLSGMDGLEICKALRAAGDWTPVLFVTARDDELDRLLGLEIGADDYLTKPFSPRELAVRVRTVLRRAAAAAPPSEVYSAGGVRVDLTQRRAWAGEAEIGLTSTEFDLLAHLLRHPGQVFGREQLLSSVWGYAASAGTRTVDVHIAQLRAKLGDHSPIRTVRGIGYSADK from the coding sequence ATGCAGCAGCAGGGACGGGGTCTGGTCCTCGTCGTGGAGGACGAGGCGGCCATCGCCGAACTCGCCGCGATGTACCTGAAGCGCGACGGGTTCGGCGTCCACGTCGAGTCCGACGGCGCGGCGGCGCTCGACGCGGTGCGCAGGCTGAAGCCGGTCGCCATCGTGCTCGACATCGGACTGTCCGGAATGGACGGTCTGGAGATCTGCAAGGCGTTGCGCGCGGCGGGCGACTGGACGCCGGTGCTGTTCGTCACCGCGCGCGACGACGAGCTGGACCGCCTGCTGGGCTTGGAGATCGGCGCCGACGACTATCTGACGAAACCGTTCAGCCCCCGCGAACTCGCGGTCCGGGTCCGCACCGTGCTGCGGCGGGCCGCCGCCGCGGCGCCGCCGTCCGAGGTCTACTCGGCCGGCGGCGTCCGAGTCGACCTGACCCAGCGCCGGGCCTGGGCCGGTGAAGCCGAGATCGGTCTCACCTCGACCGAGTTCGACCTGCTCGCGCATCTGCTCCGCCATCCAGGCCAGGTGTTCGGCCGCGAGCAGCTGCTGAGCTCCGTGTGGGGGTACGCCGCGTCCGCGGGCACCCGCACGGTCGACGTGCACATCGCCCAGCTGCGGGCGAAACTCGGCGACCACAGTCCGATCAGGACGGTCCGCGGCATCGGCTACTCGGCGGACAAGTGA
- a CDS encoding CocE/NonD family hydrolase C-terminal non-catalytic domain-containing protein, whose amino-acid sequence MTSKPSQLRKHRAKFYDNYFVPRGYAIVLVDVGGTNRSRGCFDDVASGLGVIDWLNGRAAGYSAVEGGSRVRADWANGSVAAIGKSQDGAAAIGMASTGIDGLKTIVPIAGVSSYYLVGNQDGAYLGWPDGDPPGLLNPRAQELCKPYEAEQDRLAGTDGSYNPYWLANDYVAAAGKVRASVFAIQGMHDPAVRPLQFGPWWEALNRLDVPRRAWLHQAAHVDPFDLQRAEFVTTLHRWMDRWLLGVRNGIDREPRIHLEHRTDQWVDEAQWPPAGGRPRTWWPQAQGGLAGSRGSGEKTIVDDPALTEDDWAANPGPSPSRVLFTSDRFAADTRLSGSGTVTVRVRPSATSATVSAVLVDYGKATARVGSGIKNLATRSCWGASTPADSACYLDTAADTGPVDYQLLTNGSADIGHHRSLWRAEQLTPGRWYSMTFRLNTLDHVIPAGHQLGLILAGTDGSLFDPALPHRPSEPAFDLAGTSVTIPGVLT is encoded by the coding sequence TTGACCTCGAAGCCCTCCCAGCTCAGGAAACACCGGGCAAAGTTCTACGACAACTACTTCGTCCCGCGCGGGTACGCGATCGTGCTCGTGGACGTCGGCGGTACCAACCGTTCCCGTGGCTGCTTCGACGATGTCGCCTCCGGCCTCGGCGTGATCGACTGGCTGAACGGCCGCGCCGCGGGATACAGCGCGGTCGAGGGCGGCTCGCGGGTGCGCGCGGACTGGGCGAACGGCTCGGTCGCCGCGATCGGCAAGTCCCAGGACGGCGCTGCGGCGATCGGGATGGCGTCGACCGGGATCGACGGGCTCAAGACCATCGTGCCGATCGCCGGGGTCAGCTCCTACTACCTCGTCGGCAATCAGGACGGCGCGTACCTCGGCTGGCCGGACGGCGACCCGCCCGGCCTGCTGAACCCGCGTGCCCAGGAGTTGTGCAAGCCGTACGAGGCCGAGCAGGACCGGCTCGCGGGCACCGACGGCAGCTACAACCCGTACTGGCTGGCCAACGACTACGTCGCGGCCGCCGGCAAGGTGCGGGCCAGCGTGTTCGCCATCCAGGGTATGCACGACCCCGCCGTGCGGCCGCTGCAGTTCGGCCCGTGGTGGGAGGCGCTGAACCGGCTGGACGTGCCGCGCAGGGCCTGGCTGCACCAGGCGGCCCACGTGGACCCGTTCGACCTCCAGCGCGCGGAGTTCGTGACCACGCTGCATCGGTGGATGGACCGCTGGCTGCTCGGTGTCCGCAACGGCATCGACCGCGAACCACGCATCCACCTGGAGCACCGAACCGACCAGTGGGTCGACGAGGCTCAGTGGCCGCCGGCAGGCGGACGGCCGCGCACCTGGTGGCCACAGGCGCAGGGCGGGCTGGCCGGCAGCCGGGGATCCGGCGAGAAGACGATCGTCGACGACCCGGCGCTCACCGAGGACGACTGGGCCGCCAACCCCGGACCGTCCCCGTCCCGTGTCCTGTTCACCTCGGACCGGTTCGCAGCGGACACCCGGCTTTCGGGATCCGGCACGGTGACCGTGCGGGTACGCCCGTCGGCGACCTCGGCCACCGTGAGCGCCGTACTCGTCGACTACGGGAAGGCGACCGCGCGCGTCGGTTCCGGGATCAAGAACCTGGCCACCCGGTCCTGCTGGGGAGCGAGCACACCGGCCGACAGCGCCTGCTACCTCGACACCGCGGCCGACACCGGGCCGGTGGACTACCAGCTGCTCACCAACGGGTCCGCCGACATCGGGCACCATCGCTCGCTGTGGCGCGCCGAGCAGCTGACGCCCGGCCGCTGGTACTCGATGACCTTCCGGCTCAACACCCTCGACCATGTCATTCCCGCAGGTCACCAGCTCGGGCTGATCCTCGCCGGCACGGACGGGTCGCTGTTCGACCCGGCCTTGCCACACCGGCCCAGCGAGCCTGCGTTCGACCTCGCCGGAACCTCGGTGACGATCCCGGGAGTCCTTACCTAA
- a CDS encoding haloacid dehalogenase-like hydrolase, with protein sequence MATNLHDLVEKLPKTLVLWDVDHTLIENGGVSKDTYALAFELLTGRSIEIRPVTDGRTDFQIMRDILEANSVDASGYVEIAQFEGVLTKAMERNAPELPKRGHILPGVLDALAALKSAPNVVQSALTGNILPNARAKLAAFDLDSRVDMEVGGYGSDDKVRSNLVDASRRKVAEKYGITFDRSSTILIGDTLEDVKAGHDGDAKVIAVATGIYSVDQLSKAGADVTLADLSNLSLFLTSLAKLRNDQS encoded by the coding sequence ATGGCTACCAACCTGCATGACCTCGTCGAGAAGCTCCCGAAGACGTTGGTGCTCTGGGACGTGGACCACACGCTGATTGAGAACGGCGGTGTGAGCAAAGATACGTACGCCTTGGCGTTCGAGTTGCTGACTGGGCGCTCAATTGAGATTCGACCGGTGACCGATGGACGCACCGACTTTCAGATCATGCGGGACATCCTGGAAGCCAACTCGGTTGATGCCAGCGGATACGTCGAGATCGCGCAGTTCGAAGGCGTGCTAACCAAGGCTATGGAGCGAAACGCGCCGGAGTTGCCAAAGCGAGGCCATATTCTTCCCGGAGTGCTGGACGCGCTGGCTGCGCTGAAATCGGCACCCAATGTCGTGCAGTCTGCTCTAACCGGAAATATCTTGCCGAATGCTCGGGCCAAGCTTGCGGCTTTCGATCTTGATTCTCGCGTCGATATGGAGGTGGGCGGATATGGATCAGATGACAAGGTGCGCTCAAACCTGGTGGATGCATCACGTCGGAAAGTGGCGGAAAAGTACGGCATCACGTTTGATCGGTCGTCAACAATTCTGATTGGCGACACACTGGAAGACGTCAAGGCCGGGCATGACGGAGACGCAAAGGTCATCGCCGTGGCGACGGGGATCTACTCGGTGGATCAGTTGAGCAAAGCTGGAGCCGACGTGACCTTGGCCGACTTGTCTAACTTGAGCCTGTTTCTAACTTCGCTCGCGAAGTTGCGCAACGATCAAAGCTAG
- a CDS encoding helix-turn-helix domain-containing protein, whose translation MNATGVIFGEGVPLPLGELIRLSREGFPLSLREAAKRMDMSPATLAQIESGRRPVKGIVTMVRLADGLGLPRTQVFEWAVADLEDARERGAL comes from the coding sequence GTGAATGCGACGGGAGTCATTTTCGGTGAAGGCGTGCCCCTGCCGCTCGGGGAGCTGATCAGGCTCTCGCGCGAGGGTTTTCCCCTGTCGCTGCGAGAGGCGGCAAAACGTATGGATATGTCACCGGCGACGTTGGCACAGATCGAGTCCGGGCGGCGGCCGGTGAAGGGAATCGTGACGATGGTGCGCCTGGCGGATGGGCTGGGTTTGCCGCGTACGCAGGTTTTCGAGTGGGCGGTGGCGGACCTGGAAGACGCACGGGAACGCGGCGCGCTATGA